A region from the Hypomesus transpacificus isolate Combined female chromosome 11, fHypTra1, whole genome shotgun sequence genome encodes:
- the LOC124473868 gene encoding stromal membrane-associated protein 1-like, whose protein sequence is MVSNPLPSSHHPQTGSISPASAPAPASGPPSGGPVGPPASQGEVDLFGQSPAPTPPTSSSKTEEGVAKKTLSKDSILSLYSSSTVGTHQPGQAAVNMGQFNAQATPPYQSYPSVGGAMPPAAMMGAVMAPGAGGAMMGQNSGMMVGMAMPNGYMGVQQGMMGHQGGAMQQGAGPAQFSMHQQQQWGVNQMTPQMAGMTMSGVGAGPGGFSQSGVPVTGWAGPPSGQTLSTQLWK, encoded by the exons ATGGTGTCCaaccctctaccctcctctcatcATCCCCAG ACTGGCTCCATcagcccagcctcagcccccgcCCCAGCCTCAGGACCCCCATCAGGGGGCCCCGTGGGTCCCCCGGCCTCGCAGGGAGAGGTGGACCTCTTCGGCCAGAGCCCGGCCCCCacgccccccacctcctccagtaAGACTGAGGAGGGGGTGGCCAAGAAGACCCTGTCCAAGgactccatcctctctctctacagcagCAGTACTGTAGGCACACACCAGCCTGgtcaag ctGCTGTGAACATGGGCCAGTTCAACgcccaggccacgcccccctaCCAATCCTACCCCAGTGTGGGCGGAGCCATGCCCCCCGCCGCCATGATGGGAGCAGTCATGGCCCcgggagcaggaggagccatGATGGGGCAGAACTCAGGAATGATGGTCGGCATGGCGATGCCCAACGGTTACATGGGCGTGCAGCAAGGCATGATGGGACACCAGGGCGGAGCCATGcagcagggggcggggccagccCAGTTCTCCATGCATCAGCAACAGCAGTGGGGTGTGAATCAG ATGACCCCGCAGATGGCAGGAATGACCATGAGTGGCGTGGGGGCAGGACCAGGAGGTTTCAGCCAATCAGGAGTGC